Proteins encoded together in one Anaerosporomusa subterranea window:
- a CDS encoding ABC transporter permease has protein sequence MSDLIVSTVAQGLLWSVLAMGVFLTFRTLDIADLSVEGSFPLGAAVAAVLLTGNHNPATAIIAAGIAGMLAGAVTGLLHTKLKIPALMAGILTMIALYSVILRVMGKANVSLLNIDTVYTSLAFLNLSPNMTTFVVGLIIAVLIPVLLYWFFGTEIGMALRATGNNPQMIRAMGVNTDTMLLLGLVISNGLVAVAGAFIAQNNGFADVGMGVGTIVIGLASVIIGEVLFGSKDFKNSLISVVLGSIAYRIVIAVVLYLGMPPNDLKLFTAILVAIALALPLFKAKWDSRKVGV, from the coding sequence ATGAGTGATTTAATCGTTTCTACTGTAGCCCAGGGACTGCTTTGGTCCGTTTTGGCTATGGGTGTATTTTTGACTTTCCGTACGTTAGATATTGCGGATTTAAGTGTGGAAGGCAGCTTTCCGTTGGGAGCTGCCGTAGCGGCGGTATTGTTGACTGGAAATCATAACCCTGCAACTGCTATTATTGCAGCAGGCATCGCCGGTATGCTGGCAGGCGCTGTCACCGGGTTATTGCATACAAAACTGAAAATACCCGCATTGATGGCAGGCATTTTGACGATGATTGCGTTATATTCAGTAATTTTACGAGTTATGGGAAAAGCGAACGTATCTTTATTAAATATCGATACGGTATATACATCGTTAGCATTCTTAAATTTATCACCGAATATGACTACGTTCGTGGTTGGCCTTATTATTGCCGTACTAATCCCAGTCTTGTTATATTGGTTCTTTGGCACGGAGATCGGGATGGCTTTGCGGGCTACCGGCAATAATCCGCAAATGATACGGGCAATGGGGGTTAATACCGATACTATGTTATTACTGGGGCTCGTGATCAGTAACGGCCTGGTAGCTGTAGCGGGAGCCTTTATCGCACAGAACAACGGCTTTGCCGATGTTGGCATGGGCGTAGGTACAATCGTCATTGGTCTTGCCTCGGTTATTATTGGAGAAGTGTTATTCGGCTCAAAAGACTTTAAAAATTCCCTGATTTCTGTTGTACTTGGCTCTATTGCTTATCGTATTGTTATCGCGGTTGTATTGTATCTAGGCATGCCGCCAAACGATCTGAAGCTATTCACCGCTATTTTGGTTGCGATTGCTTTAGCCTTGCCTTTGTTCAAAGCCAAATGGGATAGCAGAAAGGTGGGGGTGTAA
- a CDS encoding ABC transporter substrate-binding protein has protein sequence MLKILRQKKMIALAIGAVLAVGSFAGCGSEKKEAGADNSKVYRIGVLQLVQHGALDDSNKGFVDGLASKGYKDGANIKIDQQNAQGDQSNLKTISQRFVNNKVDLIYTIATPAAQIAANETKTIPIVGAAITDYKAAKLVQSNEKPGGNVTGTTDYTPPGRQIDLALKLVPHAKAVGALYTSSEENSQIQVKAMKEYAAEKGLTVVEATVTNVNDIQQAVQSLVGKVDFIYCPTDNTIASAMSNIVKIAVPAKLPVFIGDEAPIKTGGATAGISVNFYKLGFQAGEMAADILSGKLKPADMPIGLQKEAKVIINKEAAKAIGLVIPEELRKAVE, from the coding sequence ATGTTGAAAATTTTACGTCAGAAGAAAATGATCGCCTTAGCAATCGGGGCCGTGTTAGCGGTTGGCTCCTTTGCCGGCTGCGGCAGTGAAAAGAAGGAAGCGGGCGCAGACAACAGCAAGGTCTACCGGATTGGTGTGCTGCAACTGGTGCAGCACGGCGCTTTAGACGATTCTAACAAAGGTTTTGTCGACGGACTGGCTTCCAAAGGATATAAGGACGGTGCAAACATTAAAATCGATCAGCAGAATGCCCAGGGCGATCAGTCAAATCTAAAAACCATCAGCCAACGGTTTGTGAATAATAAAGTGGATTTAATTTACACGATTGCGACACCGGCAGCCCAGATTGCCGCCAATGAAACCAAAACGATCCCGATTGTGGGAGCGGCGATCACGGATTACAAGGCGGCAAAATTGGTGCAATCCAATGAAAAACCCGGTGGAAATGTTACTGGGACAACAGACTACACGCCTCCGGGAAGGCAGATTGACTTAGCGCTTAAACTGGTTCCGCATGCCAAAGCAGTGGGTGCATTATATACCTCCAGTGAAGAAAACTCTCAGATACAAGTCAAGGCGATGAAGGAATACGCCGCAGAGAAGGGTTTGACTGTTGTTGAAGCCACTGTTACCAACGTAAATGATATTCAGCAGGCAGTGCAGAGTTTGGTTGGTAAAGTGGATTTCATTTATTGTCCGACCGATAATACAATCGCTTCCGCCATGTCCAACATTGTTAAGATCGCAGTACCTGCAAAGCTGCCGGTATTCATTGGCGACGAAGCCCCGATTAAGACCGGGGGAGCGACAGCAGGCATTTCAGTAAATTTCTATAAGCTCGGTTTCCAAGCCGGTGAAATGGCAGCCGATATTTTGTCTGGCAAGTTAAAACCAGCAGATATGCCGATCGGTTTGCAGAAAGAGGCAAAGGTTATTATCAACAAAGAAGCAGCTAAAGCGATTGGTTTAGTTATACCGGAAGAACTGAGAAAAGCGGTTGAATAA